Proteins co-encoded in one Ziziphus jujuba cultivar Dongzao chromosome 9, ASM3175591v1 genomic window:
- the LOC107427413 gene encoding COBRA-like protein 1 isoform X2 — translation MDPNGNITVTFDIHQWTTDGYLARVTIQNYYQYRHIDKSGWKLGWRWAKDEVIWSMRGAFATEGGNCSSFKFDIPHSCKKDPVIVDLMPEGLPENKSEDCCRGGILHAWAVNPSMSFSSFEMKVGNLGGNTTGYAPRNITFMAPGPGYTCGPVMDVAPTVTSAIGGRRQVQVFRTWKSSCTYSSFLANRTPTCCVSLSTFYNPNVTSCPLCSCGCREASEKSHTCVREGGPLPSSMIVENLDTVQCTYHMCPIQVHWHVKNNYKDYWRIKLTISNYNYNRNYTDWNVMVQHPGFNKNTTTYSFNSTVLPSVGFEDDVALFWGIKYYNDVLLQAVEDKPGSVTTEILLNKEDSFTLSNGWALPRRIYFNGEDCQMPQPDNFPALPNGSSMQRPLHCMLILFIIFLRTLVSWL, via the exons ATGGATCCAAATGGTAACATTACAGTTACTTTTGATATTCATCAATGGACTACTGATGGCTATCTG GCAAGAGTGACAATCCAAAACTACTACCAGTATAGACATATTGACAAATCTGGCTGGAAGCTAGGGTGGAGGTGGGCGAAGGATGAGGTGATTTGGTCAATGAGAGGTGCCTTTGCAACTGAAGGGGGAAACTGCTCATCCTTTAAGTTTGATATACCACACTCATGCAAGAAAGATCCTGTCATAGTTGATCTCATGCCAGAAGGTTTGCCCGAAAACAAGTCAGAGGACTGCTGTCGTGGTGGCATTCTTCATGCCTGGGCTGTTAACCCTTCTATGTCATTCTCTTCCTTTGAAATGAAAGTTGGAAACTTGGGGGGTAATACTACTGGATATGCACCCCGTAATATTACATTTATGGCTCCAGGCCCTGGTTATACTTGTGGTCCAGTTATGGATGTTGCTCCCACAGTCACTTCAGCTATTGGGGGTAGAAGACAAGTTCAAGTTTTCA GAACATGGAAGTCAAGTTGCACGTATTCCAGTTTTTTGGCTAACAGAACACCAACATGTTGTGTTTCACTCTCTACATTTTACAATCCTAATGTCACATCATGCCCTTTATGTAGCTGTGGCTGTAGAGAAGCAAGTGAAAAATCACATACATGCGTAAG AGAAGGAGGCCCTTTACCATCATCAATGATTGTTGAAAATCTCGACACAGTGCAATGCACTTATCACATGTGCCCAATTCAAGTTCATTGGCATGTTAAGAACAACTACAAGGATTATTGGAGGATAAAACTTACAATTTCTAACTATAACTACAACAGAAACTACACGGACTGGAATGTTATGGTACAGCATCCCGGTTTCAACAAGAATACAACAACTTATAGTTTCAACAGCACTGTGCTTCCCTCAGTTGGATTCGAAG ATGATGTTGCCCTCTTCTGGGGAATAAAGTACTACAATGATGTGTTGTTGCAAGCGGTTGAGGACAAACCGGGTTCAGTAACTACAGAGATACTATTAAATAAGGAAGACTCATTTACACTTAGTAATGGCTGGGCTCTCCCTCGGAGAATATATTTCAATGGTGAGGACTGTCAGATGCCTCAACCAGACAATTTCCCAGCATTACCAAATGGTAGCTCCATGCAAAGACCCCTTCACTGCATGCTCATTCTCTTCATCATCTTTCTTAGAACACTAGTTTCTTGGCTTTGA
- the LOC112492991 gene encoding uncharacterized protein LOC112492991 has translation MSSFGNLDDFEGSFSFSTTAGSNFNSEDEDADDNEYIEIALDHHHHHHHHNQSKHHQREEDDLDYFRISFSSPASPPFPELIISESDRTTQTLPNPKTTQPITFSDDSAIYTPTPSSSSSSSLSACSSSSGFYNTRRRRILDSLLLSFRVPSPESFSAKGSGGGDENQKQSQLSIHHADNGDPLRNSNTRKFASSKFKTSATMNNSSGIMKLFIKLRGIKIASIVKPRRVGVAAVVPPQGTPDNNNNINIGYNIYNKKTSCETVDYNRRLIKPLDKRLLQRNKDQMTSSKIKSSRDQVGEKSSRVLEMNMGAVRGALEAMGIAINGRKDRKTRSCPSSIKSSPLHEGVPSDQYCYYKSYSRENSIQSAIAHCKTSFARSTLSDDFSF, from the exons ATGTCTAGCTTTGGGAATCTGGATGATTTTGAAGGAAGTTTCTCCTTCAGTACTACAGCTGGCTCCAATTTCAATTCCGAAGACGAAGATGCCGATGACAATGAATACATCGAAATTGCACtcgaccaccaccaccaccatcatcatcataaccaATCAAAGCACCACCAGCGGGAAGAGGACGACTTGGATTACTTTCGTATATCGTTCTCGTCCCCCGCCTCACCTCCTTTCCCTGAACTAATCATATCTGAGTCTGACCGGACCACCCAAACTTTGCCCAACCCTAAAACCACCCAACCTATCACTTTCTCCGACGACTCTGCTATTTACACTCCGaccccatcatcatcatcatcatcttccttgTCGGCGTGCTCTTCGTCTTCAGGGTTTTACAATACCAGAAGGCGAAGGATACTAGATTCGTTGCTGTTGAGCTTTAGAGTTCCATCACCGGAGAGCTTCTCCGCCAAGGGAAGTGGCGGTGGTGATGAAAATCAAAAGCAAAGCCAACTCTCCATCCACCACGCCGACAACGGTGACCCGCTACGTAACTCTAACACCAG GAAATTCGCATCATCTAAATTTAAAACCTCAGCGACAATGAATAATAGTAGCGGAATCATGAAGTTGTTCATCAAGTTACGAGGCATCAAAATAGCCTCCATTGTCAAACCACGCCGAGTAGGAGTAGCAGCAGTGGTTCCTCCTCAAGGCACAcccgataataataataacattaacatTGGCTACAACATTTACAACAAGAAAACATCCTGTGAGACAGTCGACTACAATAGGAGACTGATCAAACCTCTAGACAAACGGTTGTTGCAGAGAAACAAAGATCAAATGACAAGTAGCAAGATTAAATCTTCTCGTGACCAAGTTGGTGAGAAATCCAGCAGAGTGCTGGAGATGAATATGGGAGCAGTTAGAGGTGCTTTAGAAGCAATGGGCATCGCCATTAATGGTCGCAAAGATAGAAAAACCAGAAGCTGCCCTAGTTCTATTAAGTCCTCCCCACTTCATGAAGGAGTTCCAAGTGACCAATATTGTTATTACAAATCTTATTCAAGAGAGAACTCAATTCAGTCCGCCATTGCTCACTGTAAAACTTCTTTTGCCAGATCCACATTATCTGATGATTTCAGCTTTTGA
- the LOC107427413 gene encoding COBRA-like protein 1 isoform X1 gives MNCYDPMDPNGNITVTFDIHQWTTDGYLARVTIQNYYQYRHIDKSGWKLGWRWAKDEVIWSMRGAFATEGGNCSSFKFDIPHSCKKDPVIVDLMPEGLPENKSEDCCRGGILHAWAVNPSMSFSSFEMKVGNLGGNTTGYAPRNITFMAPGPGYTCGPVMDVAPTVTSAIGGRRQVQVFRTWKSSCTYSSFLANRTPTCCVSLSTFYNPNVTSCPLCSCGCREASEKSHTCVREGGPLPSSMIVENLDTVQCTYHMCPIQVHWHVKNNYKDYWRIKLTISNYNYNRNYTDWNVMVQHPGFNKNTTTYSFNSTVLPSVGFEDDVALFWGIKYYNDVLLQAVEDKPGSVTTEILLNKEDSFTLSNGWALPRRIYFNGEDCQMPQPDNFPALPNGSSMQRPLHCMLILFIIFLRTLVSWL, from the exons ATGA ATTGCTATGATCCCATGGATCCAAATGGTAACATTACAGTTACTTTTGATATTCATCAATGGACTACTGATGGCTATCTG GCAAGAGTGACAATCCAAAACTACTACCAGTATAGACATATTGACAAATCTGGCTGGAAGCTAGGGTGGAGGTGGGCGAAGGATGAGGTGATTTGGTCAATGAGAGGTGCCTTTGCAACTGAAGGGGGAAACTGCTCATCCTTTAAGTTTGATATACCACACTCATGCAAGAAAGATCCTGTCATAGTTGATCTCATGCCAGAAGGTTTGCCCGAAAACAAGTCAGAGGACTGCTGTCGTGGTGGCATTCTTCATGCCTGGGCTGTTAACCCTTCTATGTCATTCTCTTCCTTTGAAATGAAAGTTGGAAACTTGGGGGGTAATACTACTGGATATGCACCCCGTAATATTACATTTATGGCTCCAGGCCCTGGTTATACTTGTGGTCCAGTTATGGATGTTGCTCCCACAGTCACTTCAGCTATTGGGGGTAGAAGACAAGTTCAAGTTTTCA GAACATGGAAGTCAAGTTGCACGTATTCCAGTTTTTTGGCTAACAGAACACCAACATGTTGTGTTTCACTCTCTACATTTTACAATCCTAATGTCACATCATGCCCTTTATGTAGCTGTGGCTGTAGAGAAGCAAGTGAAAAATCACATACATGCGTAAG AGAAGGAGGCCCTTTACCATCATCAATGATTGTTGAAAATCTCGACACAGTGCAATGCACTTATCACATGTGCCCAATTCAAGTTCATTGGCATGTTAAGAACAACTACAAGGATTATTGGAGGATAAAACTTACAATTTCTAACTATAACTACAACAGAAACTACACGGACTGGAATGTTATGGTACAGCATCCCGGTTTCAACAAGAATACAACAACTTATAGTTTCAACAGCACTGTGCTTCCCTCAGTTGGATTCGAAG ATGATGTTGCCCTCTTCTGGGGAATAAAGTACTACAATGATGTGTTGTTGCAAGCGGTTGAGGACAAACCGGGTTCAGTAACTACAGAGATACTATTAAATAAGGAAGACTCATTTACACTTAGTAATGGCTGGGCTCTCCCTCGGAGAATATATTTCAATGGTGAGGACTGTCAGATGCCTCAACCAGACAATTTCCCAGCATTACCAAATGGTAGCTCCATGCAAAGACCCCTTCACTGCATGCTCATTCTCTTCATCATCTTTCTTAGAACACTAGTTTCTTGGCTTTGA